From a single Lolium rigidum isolate FL_2022 chromosome 7, APGP_CSIRO_Lrig_0.1, whole genome shotgun sequence genomic region:
- the LOC124672395 gene encoding transcription initiation factor IIB-like, which yields MCDGANNMRYCPDCRRVVAVFNHHVSGDTVCTQCARVLDQRYVDESSEWRSFLNDVGGVDGRGHVHAVGAANHLLADAVQPNATTTAYPSPVSSVQSPQASDSDDTHGEEGACSVLPRMRGAVGAAGHPQGGAMPKMRGAVAAAAAHPRGGAMPKMRGAVPDKSLADAFHSIDDMAERLGLAEPIRARAREMYRKLEEAKAFPKGGKCRNRHALYAACLHVACRAAGTPRTFKELASVTGDSATAGIKDIGRLVKHIKDHLGEEGGAQAAGEMMMSTTVRAGDYLRRFGSLLGMGDQEVNAALEAARRLEKNLDVRRNPDSIAASVIYMAIQRAGADQSIRDVSTATGVSEVTIREVYYKDLRPHAELLFG from the coding sequence ATGTGCGACGGAGCGAACAACATGCGCTACTGCCCGGACTGCCGCCGCGTGGTCGCGGTGTTCAACCACCACGTCTCCGGCGACACCGTGTGCACCCAGTGCGCGCGCGTTCTCGACCAGCGCTACGTCGACGAGTCCTCCGAGTGGCGCTCCTTCCTCAACGACGTTGGGGGCGTTGACGGCAGAGGCCACGTCCACGCCGTAGGCGCCGCCAACCATTTACTCGCCGACGCCGTCCAACCCAACGCCACGACGACCGCTTACCCTTCCCCAGTAAGCAGCGTGCAGTCTCCCCAAGCCAGCGACAGCGACGACACACACGGAGAAGAGGGCGCCTGCTCAGTACTACCGAGGATGCGCGGCGCGGTCGGTGCTGCAGGTCATCCACAAGGCGGCGCCATGCCGAAGATGCGCGGCGCGGTCGCTGCtgcagcagctcatccacgaggcGGCGCCATGCCCAAGATGCGCGGCGCGGTACCCGACAAGTCGCTCGCCGACGCGTTCCACTCCATCGACGACATGGCGGAGCGGCTGGGGCTCgcggagcccatcagggcacgcgCCAGGGAAATGTACAGGAAGCTGGAGGAGGCCAAGGCGTTCCCCAAGGGCGGCAAGTGCAGGAACCGGCACGCGCTCTACGCGGCCTGCCTCCACGTCGCGTGCCGCGCCGCGGGCACCCCGCGGACGTTCAAGGAGCTGGCGTCGGTGACGGGCGACAGCGCGACGGCGGGGATCAAGGACATCGGGAGGCTCGTGAAGCACATCAAGGACCATCTCGGGGAGGAAGGCGGCGCGCAGGCGGCGGGGGAGATGATGATGAGCACCACCGTGCGGGCGGGCGACTACCTGCGCCGCTTCGGTTCGCTGCTCGGGATGGGCGACCAGGAGGTGAACGCCGCgctggaggcggcgcggaggCTGGAGAAGAACCTAGACGTGAGGCGCAACCCTGATTCCATCGCCGCCTCCGTCATCTACATGGCGATCCAGCGCGCCGGTGCCGACCAATCCATCCGCGACGTGTCGACGGCCACCGGGGTCAGCGAGGTGACAATCAGGGAGGTTTACTACAAGGACCTGAGGCCACACGCCGAGCTGCTATTTGGCTAG